In Bacteroidales bacterium, the following are encoded in one genomic region:
- a CDS encoding DUF5989 family protein has product MDFLKDLWLFMKERKKYWLAPIIIILLILGVLIVFGGGSTVAPFIYTLF; this is encoded by the coding sequence ATGGACTTTTTAAAAGATTTATGGCTCTTTATGAAAGAGCGAAAAAAATATTGGTTAGCGCCAATTATAATAATTTTACTTATTTTGGGTGTGCTGATAGTATTTGGAGGCGGCAGTACTGTTGCCCCATTTATCTATACGCTTTTTTAA